In Pseudofrankia saprophytica, one genomic interval encodes:
- a CDS encoding DivIVA domain-containing protein, with protein MVLVIEVLVIAVVVFAVAALAVGWFDRMAPAPPDAVPTGLPATGPVGAQEVADVRLNLAFRGYRMAEVDALLARLAGELAWRDEELARRDEELVRLATFAHTDLPTAAPAAGTTSTETYSPTGSQPPLV; from the coding sequence GTGGTACTCGTCATCGAGGTCCTCGTGATCGCCGTGGTGGTCTTCGCGGTCGCGGCGCTCGCTGTCGGCTGGTTCGATCGGATGGCGCCCGCGCCGCCCGACGCCGTGCCGACCGGCCTGCCCGCGACCGGCCCCGTCGGCGCGCAGGAGGTCGCCGACGTCCGGCTCAACCTCGCCTTCCGCGGCTACCGGATGGCCGAGGTGGACGCGCTGCTCGCCAGGCTCGCCGGCGAGCTGGCCTGGCGGGACGAGGAGCTGGCTCGCCGCGACGAGGAGCTGGTCCGGCTGGCCACGTTCGCGCATACGGACCTGCCGACGGCTGCGCCGGCGGCGGGCACGACGTCCACGGAGACCTACTCGCCGACCGGCTCGCAGCCCCCGCTGGTCTAG
- a CDS encoding DUF3117 domain-containing protein yields MAAMKPRTGDGPLEVTKEGRGIVMRVPLEGGGRLVVELTADEASALGDALKTAVG; encoded by the coding sequence ATGGCGGCCATGAAGCCGCGGACGGGTGACGGTCCGCTCGAGGTCACCAAGGAGGGGCGGGGGATCGTGATGCGTGTCCCGCTCGAGGGTGGCGGCCGGCTCGTCGTCGAGCTCACCGCCGACGAGGCGAGCGCGCTAGGCGACGCTCTCAAGACCGCGGTCGGGTAA
- a CDS encoding leucyl aminopeptidase family protein, whose amino-acid sequence MVTLRPGGLAAPDSSALAVVVLSSGEAASDGRDGSGMAGPAAETYRVSPMASSACAELGIDLDSLLTTHAFGGDAGSVLVVPLARAESPTRLLLVGAGLGGDADWRSAGAALARRASAGDRVAFVADPDPVALAAFTEGLALASYRQPRGPGKAVVEPGASADVEAGDLAAGQTDLPGDERATDAADAETQTDELSPARDPATPAAAAERGHGIDEVIVWTSRALTPTELAEATEAVRRAGVLARAVLTARDLINVPSLVKSPEWLATRAADAARAAGLEASVLDVRELEAGGFGGLVAVGAGSVRPPYLVELRYEGPPAGDGAELGHRVLVGKGITFDSGGLSLKPPGSMAAMKTDMSGAAAVLATMVALPELGAPGRVTGLLCIAENMIGATAMRPGDVITCWGGRTVEVLNTDAEGRLVLADGLAYAAAELGADVLVDLATLTGAVSIALGRRTAGLFASDDALAGDLATAAAAAGERVWRLPLVEEYRPALESPVADLANMGRALDVGGGSITAALFLREFTDGLPWAHLDIAGTARADSDDAEITRGGTGWGVRTLLRWLTTAGPSAAADSSAPAGVLAS is encoded by the coding sequence GTGGTCACCCTACGACCCGGCGGGCTGGCCGCGCCGGATTCGTCCGCGCTCGCAGTGGTCGTGCTGTCGTCCGGGGAGGCGGCTTCCGACGGCCGGGACGGCTCGGGCATGGCCGGCCCGGCCGCGGAGACCTACCGGGTCAGCCCGATGGCGAGCTCGGCCTGCGCCGAGCTCGGCATCGATCTCGACTCGCTGCTGACCACGCACGCCTTCGGCGGCGACGCCGGCTCGGTTCTGGTCGTTCCACTGGCCCGCGCCGAGTCTCCGACCCGACTTCTCCTGGTGGGCGCCGGCCTCGGCGGCGACGCCGACTGGCGTTCGGCCGGCGCGGCGCTCGCTCGCCGGGCCAGCGCCGGCGACCGGGTCGCCTTCGTCGCGGACCCGGACCCGGTGGCGCTCGCCGCGTTCACCGAGGGCCTGGCGCTGGCCTCCTACCGGCAGCCTCGCGGCCCGGGGAAGGCAGTGGTCGAGCCCGGCGCCTCGGCCGACGTCGAGGCTGGCGACCTCGCGGCCGGACAGACCGACCTGCCGGGCGACGAACGCGCCACCGACGCCGCGGACGCCGAGACCCAGACCGATGAGCTCTCGCCGGCGCGGGATCCGGCCACGCCGGCGGCGGCGGCGGAGCGCGGGCACGGCATCGACGAGGTCATCGTCTGGACGTCGCGCGCGCTGACACCGACGGAGCTGGCGGAGGCCACCGAGGCGGTCCGGCGAGCCGGTGTCCTCGCCAGGGCCGTGCTGACCGCTCGGGATCTCATCAACGTCCCGAGCCTGGTGAAGTCGCCGGAGTGGCTCGCCACCCGGGCCGCGGACGCGGCGCGCGCCGCTGGGCTGGAAGCGTCGGTGCTGGACGTCCGCGAGCTCGAGGCCGGTGGTTTCGGCGGGTTGGTCGCGGTCGGCGCGGGATCGGTGCGTCCGCCCTACCTGGTCGAGCTGCGCTACGAGGGGCCGCCGGCCGGTGATGGCGCCGAGCTGGGACATCGCGTCCTGGTCGGTAAGGGGATCACGTTCGACTCCGGTGGGCTCTCGCTCAAGCCGCCGGGGTCGATGGCCGCGATGAAGACGGACATGTCGGGCGCGGCCGCCGTTCTCGCCACCATGGTCGCGCTGCCGGAGCTTGGCGCGCCCGGCCGGGTCACCGGGCTGCTCTGCATAGCGGAGAACATGATCGGAGCCACGGCGATGCGCCCCGGTGACGTCATCACCTGCTGGGGCGGGCGGACGGTGGAGGTCCTCAACACCGATGCCGAAGGCAGGCTGGTGCTCGCCGACGGACTGGCATACGCGGCCGCCGAGCTCGGCGCGGACGTGCTGGTGGACCTCGCCACCCTGACCGGGGCGGTCTCGATCGCGCTCGGCCGTCGCACGGCCGGCCTGTTCGCGTCCGATGACGCGCTCGCGGGCGACCTCGCCACGGCGGCCGCGGCGGCCGGCGAGCGGGTCTGGCGGCTTCCGTTGGTCGAGGAGTACCGGCCGGCGCTGGAGTCGCCGGTCGCCGATCTCGCGAACATGGGCCGCGCGCTGGACGTGGGCGGCGGGTCGATCACGGCGGCGCTGTTCCTGCGCGAGTTCACCGACGGGCTGCCGTGGGCGCACCTGGACATCGCCGGCACCGCCCGGGCCGACTCCGACGACGCCGAGATCACCCGGGGCGGCACCGGCTGGGGCGTCCGTACCCTCCTGCGCTGGCTCACCACAGCCGGACCGTCGGCGGCCGCGGACTCCTCGGCCCCGGCCGGCGTCCTGGCCTCCTGA
- a CDS encoding O-methyltransferase: MPDTDIGAPDRAAAFAEGFLLEDPVLRAARARAEEVGILPVSPGAGAVLRFLAASVGARAVVEIGTGTGVSGTWLLRGMRSDGTLTTIDVEAEHLRLARRTYADAGMASNRSRLITGRALDVLPRLTDGAYDLVFCDADRREGTEYLTQALRLLRPGGVVVFAGILLDGLAADPAVRNPEIMAIRELATAVRDDARLTPMLLNAGDGLLVAAVAKSSPVG, from the coding sequence ATGCCGGACACCGACATCGGCGCACCCGATCGAGCCGCCGCCTTCGCCGAGGGCTTCCTGTTGGAAGACCCCGTCCTTCGTGCTGCCCGCGCACGTGCCGAGGAGGTCGGGATTCTCCCGGTCAGTCCCGGTGCCGGCGCGGTGCTGCGTTTCCTCGCCGCGTCCGTTGGCGCGCGTGCCGTCGTCGAGATAGGGACCGGGACTGGCGTCTCGGGCACCTGGCTGCTGCGCGGGATGCGCTCCGACGGCACGCTGACCACCATCGACGTGGAGGCCGAGCACCTCCGACTGGCCAGGCGGACCTACGCGGACGCCGGAATGGCGTCCAACCGCAGCCGTCTGATCACCGGCCGGGCGCTGGACGTCCTGCCCCGGCTCACCGACGGCGCCTACGACCTGGTGTTCTGCGACGCGGACCGCCGAGAGGGCACCGAGTACCTGACCCAGGCGCTGCGACTGCTGCGGCCGGGCGGTGTGGTCGTGTTCGCGGGCATCCTTCTCGACGGCCTCGCCGCCGACCCGGCGGTTCGCAACCCGGAGATCATGGCCATCCGGGAGCTCGCGACCGCGGTCCGCGACGACGCCCGACTCACTCCGATGTTGCTGAACGCGGGTGACGGCCTGCTGGTGGCCGCGGTCGCGAAGTCCTCGCCCGTCGGGTAG
- the sigE gene encoding RNA polymerase sigma factor SigE, producing the protein MNGPDAKPSVPTAPPASVAVAAPTAEVAWVPPSWEDVVKEHGNRVYRLAYRLTGNAHDAEDLTQDVFVRVFRSLADYTPGTFEGWLHRITTNLFLDRMRRQQKIRFDALPEDTERLAGREASPEAVYAETHLDADIEAALAALPPDFRAAVVLCDIEQLSYEEIAQTLGVKLGTVRSRISRGRAMLRAALADRAPRESRPGVPAQAVAAEASAVLPAVTAAADALPPASPRPSDEAAGSREGGTRPRGRRRRATASVGGAEIGAVRERRA; encoded by the coding sequence GTGAACGGACCGGACGCCAAGCCGTCCGTCCCGACGGCCCCGCCGGCCTCGGTGGCCGTGGCCGCCCCCACGGCTGAGGTGGCCTGGGTGCCGCCGTCCTGGGAAGACGTGGTCAAGGAGCACGGCAACCGGGTCTACCGCCTCGCCTACCGGCTCACCGGCAACGCGCACGACGCGGAGGACCTGACTCAGGACGTCTTCGTCCGGGTCTTCCGCTCGCTCGCCGACTACACCCCTGGCACCTTCGAGGGCTGGCTGCACCGGATCACCACCAACCTGTTCCTCGACCGGATGCGCCGCCAGCAGAAGATCCGCTTCGACGCGCTCCCGGAGGACACCGAGCGGCTGGCCGGCCGCGAGGCGAGCCCGGAGGCGGTCTACGCCGAGACGCACCTGGACGCCGACATCGAGGCCGCGCTCGCCGCGCTGCCGCCGGACTTCCGGGCGGCCGTGGTGCTCTGCGACATCGAGCAGCTCTCCTACGAGGAGATCGCGCAGACGCTGGGCGTGAAGCTCGGCACCGTGCGCAGCCGGATCTCACGGGGCCGCGCGATGCTGCGCGCCGCGCTGGCGGACCGCGCCCCGCGCGAGTCGCGCCCAGGCGTGCCGGCGCAGGCTGTGGCCGCCGAGGCGTCCGCGGTGCTGCCCGCCGTGACGGCCGCGGCTGACGCGCTCCCGCCGGCCTCACCTCGGCCGTCGGATGAGGCCGCTGGGTCGCGGGAGGGGGGAACGCGGCCGCGTGGCCGCCGACGTCGCGCGACTGCGAGCGTGGGCGGTGCCGAGATCGGCGCTGTGCGGGAGAGGCGGGCGTGA
- a CDS encoding S1C family serine protease, which produces MPRHPAEQERPDGEAGRRRFGGRALAVVALVAGVVGGVVGGVCVAWLAPDDAGSDGGPVTAGTGMVVGTDAPAAGAPGSVADAAARALPSVVTVEVRGQQGSTGSGVIIRPDGYILTNVHVIAAAANGGGEIVVTRYQDVTQIPAQLVGQDPKTDLAVLRIDAGGQLPAATLGRSSSLRVGTPVIAIGAPLGLSGSVSTGIVSALDRSPSEPSTAGGGSALLTGAIQTDAAINPGSSGGALVDGNGQVVGINTAIGSVPGAPAGDEGQTGNIGVGFAIPIDYARSIADEIIQTGHATHPYLGISATTVTQTDAAATGRAPGALIRDVDPSGPAAAAGLRVGDVVTRIDDAAVSGANQLLETARRHHVGDRVTVQYQRAGRDATAQVTLTEQKN; this is translated from the coding sequence GTGCCGCGCCACCCGGCCGAGCAGGAGCGCCCCGACGGCGAGGCCGGCCGGCGGCGGTTCGGCGGCCGCGCGCTCGCGGTGGTCGCGCTCGTCGCCGGCGTGGTCGGCGGCGTCGTGGGCGGGGTGTGCGTCGCCTGGCTCGCCCCCGACGACGCTGGTTCCGACGGCGGTCCTGTCACCGCCGGCACCGGGATGGTGGTCGGCACGGACGCGCCGGCCGCAGGGGCGCCGGGATCGGTCGCCGACGCGGCTGCGCGGGCGCTGCCATCCGTGGTCACGGTCGAGGTGCGAGGCCAGCAGGGCAGCACCGGATCCGGAGTGATCATCCGTCCGGACGGCTACATCCTCACCAACGTCCACGTCATCGCGGCGGCGGCGAACGGCGGTGGCGAGATCGTCGTCACCCGCTACCAGGACGTCACCCAGATCCCCGCGCAGCTCGTCGGTCAGGACCCGAAGACCGACCTGGCCGTGCTCCGGATCGACGCGGGCGGGCAGCTGCCGGCGGCGACGCTCGGCCGTTCCAGCTCGCTGCGGGTGGGTACCCCGGTCATCGCCATCGGCGCGCCGCTAGGCCTGTCCGGCAGCGTGTCCACCGGGATCGTCAGCGCCCTCGATCGCAGCCCGTCCGAGCCGTCGACCGCGGGCGGGGGATCGGCGCTGCTGACCGGGGCGATCCAGACCGACGCGGCGATCAATCCGGGAAGCTCGGGCGGCGCGCTGGTTGACGGCAACGGACAGGTCGTCGGCATCAACACCGCCATCGGGTCGGTTCCCGGGGCGCCGGCCGGCGACGAGGGCCAGACCGGCAACATCGGCGTCGGCTTCGCCATCCCGATCGACTACGCGCGTTCGATCGCCGACGAGATCATCCAGACCGGTCACGCGACCCACCCCTACCTCGGCATCTCGGCCACCACCGTCACCCAGACGGACGCGGCGGCCACCGGGCGCGCGCCCGGGGCGCTGATCCGCGACGTCGACCCGAGCGGCCCGGCGGCCGCCGCCGGCCTGCGGGTCGGTGACGTCGTGACGAGGATCGACGACGCGGCGGTCTCCGGGGCGAACCAGCTCCTGGAGACGGCCCGGCGCCACCACGTCGGCGACCGGGTGACGGTGCAGTACCAGCGTGCCGGCCGCGACGCCACCGCCCAGGTGACCCTGACCGAGCAGAAGAACTAG
- the tatB gene encoding Sec-independent protein translocase protein TatB: MFNGLGWGEIAVLLLLGLFVFGPDKLPRVARDAGRMLRQLRQMANGVRDDLRSELGPEIADLDIRDLHPKTFVRKHLLEDGDEDLFPTYRNKQGKIDLFGDEPSEKPSLTKDRVPGGAPAAPGKPAKPVDAKATRVQTSADAVTPWDTDAT, from the coding sequence GTGTTCAACGGGCTCGGATGGGGAGAAATCGCTGTCCTGCTCTTGCTCGGACTGTTCGTCTTCGGTCCGGACAAGCTTCCCCGGGTCGCCCGGGACGCAGGCAGGATGCTGCGACAGCTGCGGCAGATGGCGAACGGTGTTCGTGATGATCTGCGCTCCGAGCTCGGTCCCGAGATCGCCGATCTCGACATCCGTGACCTGCACCCGAAGACGTTCGTCCGCAAGCACCTGCTCGAGGACGGCGACGAGGACCTGTTCCCGACCTACCGGAACAAGCAGGGCAAGATCGACCTCTTCGGCGACGAGCCCTCGGAGAAGCCGTCGCTGACCAAGGACCGGGTGCCCGGCGGTGCCCCGGCCGCGCCTGGCAAACCCGCGAAGCCGGTGGACGCCAAGGCCACCCGGGTCCAGACCTCGGCGGACGCCGTGACCCCCTGGGACACCGACGCCACCTGA
- a CDS encoding MarR family winged helix-turn-helix transcriptional regulator, protein MRAWRGLLRAHAQVTRVLEAELEETHHLPLASYDVLVQLTEAPDGALRMSELADAVLLSRSGLTRLVDRLVREGLVERRSCPSDLRGTLAVLTPAGLARLRDASGTHLRGVARHVLSHYSPEELELLGDLLGRLASPATDSGSCGA, encoded by the coding sequence ATGCGCGCCTGGCGAGGTCTGCTGCGCGCGCACGCGCAGGTCACCCGGGTGCTCGAGGCCGAGCTCGAGGAGACGCACCACCTGCCGCTCGCCTCCTACGACGTGCTGGTCCAGCTGACCGAGGCGCCGGACGGCGCGCTGCGGATGAGCGAGCTCGCCGACGCGGTGCTGCTGTCCCGCAGCGGGTTGACGAGACTCGTCGACCGCCTGGTGCGCGAGGGACTGGTAGAGCGCAGGTCCTGCCCGTCCGACCTGCGCGGGACGCTGGCGGTGCTCACGCCGGCCGGTCTGGCGCGGCTGCGGGACGCCTCCGGCACCCACCTGCGCGGCGTCGCCCGTCACGTCCTGTCCCACTACTCCCCCGAGGAGCTGGAGCTTCTCGGGGACCTGCTCGGCCGGCTGGCCTCCCCGGCCACCGATTCCGGCTCCTGCGGCGCTTAG
- a CDS encoding Mrp/NBP35 family ATP-binding protein gives MPAPTLTSDAVQTALATVLDPEIGRPITELDMVEAIQIRGDGSVDVVVLLTVSGCPMREEIITRVDRAVSAIEGVTGVRVALSVMTPEQRSALHEKLRGGVAPKVIPFAQAGSLTRVYGVASGKGGVGKSSVTVNLATAMAQSGLKVGVLDADIYGHSVPRMFGIERGPTQVDKMIMPPQAYGVRVISTGMFTRGNQPVTWRGPMLHRALEQFLSDVFWGDLDVLLLDLPPGTGDIAISLAQLVPSSELLIVTTPQVAATEVAERAGTIAAQTRQNVVGVVENMAYLSCPHCDERIDLFGAGGGAAVAERLTKVLGHDVPLLAQIPIDVRLREGGDAGVPLVVADPDCEASKQLRSTADRLGYRSRGLAGRSLNLSPARGLGAPKHAH, from the coding sequence TTGCCAGCTCCTACTCTTACCTCTGACGCGGTCCAGACGGCGCTCGCGACCGTCCTCGACCCCGAGATCGGCCGGCCGATCACCGAGCTCGACATGGTCGAGGCCATCCAGATCCGCGGCGACGGCTCGGTGGACGTGGTGGTCCTTCTCACCGTGTCGGGCTGCCCGATGCGCGAGGAGATCATCACCAGGGTCGACCGCGCGGTCAGCGCCATCGAGGGTGTCACCGGCGTCCGCGTCGCGCTGTCCGTGATGACGCCGGAACAGCGGTCCGCCCTGCACGAAAAGCTGCGCGGCGGCGTGGCCCCGAAGGTGATCCCATTCGCCCAGGCGGGCTCGCTCACCCGGGTCTACGGGGTGGCGAGCGGCAAGGGCGGCGTGGGCAAGTCGTCGGTCACCGTCAACCTCGCCACGGCGATGGCCCAGTCGGGCTTGAAGGTCGGTGTTCTCGACGCCGACATCTACGGGCATTCGGTGCCGCGAATGTTCGGTATCGAGCGCGGGCCCACGCAGGTCGATAAGATGATCATGCCGCCGCAGGCGTATGGCGTTCGCGTGATCTCCACGGGCATGTTCACTCGGGGAAACCAGCCGGTCACTTGGCGTGGTCCGATGCTGCACCGGGCGCTGGAGCAGTTCCTTTCCGACGTGTTCTGGGGCGACCTGGACGTGTTGCTGCTCGACCTGCCACCCGGCACCGGCGACATCGCGATCTCGCTGGCCCAGCTGGTGCCGTCGTCCGAACTGCTGATCGTCACCACCCCGCAGGTGGCCGCGACCGAGGTGGCCGAGCGGGCCGGCACGATCGCCGCCCAGACCAGGCAGAACGTGGTCGGCGTCGTGGAGAACATGGCCTACCTGAGCTGTCCGCACTGCGACGAGCGGATCGACCTGTTCGGCGCCGGTGGCGGCGCCGCCGTCGCCGAGCGGCTCACCAAGGTGCTCGGCCACGACGTGCCGCTGCTGGCGCAGATCCCGATCGACGTCCGGCTGCGGGAGGGTGGCGACGCCGGCGTCCCGCTGGTCGTCGCCGACCCCGACTGCGAGGCCAGCAAGCAGCTGCGGTCGACTGCCGATCGGCTCGGCTACCGTTCCCGTGGCCTCGCCGGCCGTTCGCTCAACCTCTCGCCCGCCCGGGGCCTGGGCGCGCCCAAGCACGCGCACTGA
- a CDS encoding PHP domain-containing protein yields MAGIDLHTHSTASDGVLAPAALVAAAAGAGLSTIALTDHDTTAGMAAAEAALLPGMTLVPGAEISCEVRVAEDRVISLHVLAYLFDPDEPEFAAARAHLRDDRETRARRMVEMLAADGHPVTWERIGELAGGTVGRPHIAAALLEAGVISHLDEAFTSDWIGGRKSRYWVGKAQPDVAEALRLIHRAGGVSVFAHPFAAARGPVVGPEVIEEMARLGLVGVEVDHPDHPPAARARLRALAADLGLLATGSSDFHGTREGLGRGIGANGTDPAVLAALVDRATGDTPRIR; encoded by the coding sequence CTGGCCGGGATCGATCTGCACACCCACTCGACGGCGTCCGACGGGGTGCTCGCGCCCGCGGCGCTGGTGGCGGCGGCAGCCGGCGCGGGACTGTCGACGATCGCGCTCACCGATCATGACACCACGGCCGGGATGGCGGCGGCGGAGGCCGCGCTCCTGCCGGGCATGACGCTGGTGCCCGGGGCCGAGATCTCGTGCGAGGTCCGGGTCGCCGAGGACCGTGTGATCAGCCTGCACGTGCTCGCCTACCTGTTCGACCCCGACGAGCCCGAATTCGCCGCCGCCCGCGCCCACCTGCGCGACGACCGCGAGACGCGCGCCCGGCGGATGGTCGAGATGCTCGCCGCCGACGGCCACCCGGTGACCTGGGAGCGGATCGGGGAGCTGGCCGGCGGCACGGTCGGCCGGCCGCACATCGCCGCCGCGCTCCTGGAGGCCGGGGTGATCTCCCATCTCGACGAGGCCTTCACCTCGGACTGGATTGGTGGCCGCAAAAGCCGGTACTGGGTCGGCAAGGCCCAGCCGGACGTCGCCGAGGCGCTGCGGCTGATCCACCGGGCCGGCGGGGTAAGCGTGTTCGCCCATCCGTTCGCCGCGGCCCGAGGCCCGGTCGTCGGGCCGGAGGTGATCGAGGAGATGGCCAGGCTCGGTCTCGTTGGCGTCGAGGTCGACCACCCGGACCATCCGCCGGCCGCCCGGGCCCGGCTGCGCGCGCTGGCCGCTGACCTCGGCCTGCTCGCGACCGGCTCCAGCGACTTCCACGGCACCAGGGAAGGCCTGGGCCGCGGCATCGGCGCGAACGGCACCGACCCGGCCGTCCTCGCCGCCCTCGTCGACCGCGCCACCGGAGACACCCCCCGCATTCGCTAG
- a CDS encoding LppU/SCO3897 family protein, protein MTDSTGAAPGGFPPGYGPPGNGPAGSGQPPGYGPPPGYGPPAGYGPPGYLAPTPQGQAPGQQPMPGPGPYGPPPGPVCRICGGGPAVAATIRGHRGFIIVMRFLKTPGPFCRTCGTAVVRDMSAKTLLLGWWGIVSLFATPVTLIINLVQWQKIKKLPPRLPYGPGQPLDPGKPLLRRPAALGLLVPAAVILLIIIGAVASRSDPSNASVGDCIHQTGSTSAKIVGCSSDDAEYIVLDRVKSESLCALVPGVEATYSEIGGSSDFVLCLGDVP, encoded by the coding sequence GTGACCGATTCCACTGGCGCGGCTCCCGGCGGCTTCCCGCCTGGCTATGGGCCGCCCGGCAACGGGCCGGCCGGATCGGGCCAGCCTCCCGGTTATGGGCCGCCCCCCGGTTATGGGCCGCCTGCCGGCTATGGGCCCCCTGGCTATCTCGCCCCCACCCCGCAGGGCCAGGCGCCGGGCCAGCAGCCGATGCCGGGACCTGGGCCGTACGGCCCGCCGCCGGGGCCGGTCTGCCGCATCTGCGGCGGCGGGCCCGCGGTCGCCGCGACCATCCGCGGCCATAGAGGCTTCATCATCGTCATGCGGTTCCTGAAGACGCCGGGACCGTTCTGCCGGACGTGCGGCACCGCGGTTGTTCGTGACATGTCGGCGAAGACTCTGCTCCTTGGCTGGTGGGGCATCGTCTCGCTCTTCGCCACGCCGGTCACGCTGATCATCAACCTGGTGCAGTGGCAGAAGATCAAAAAACTTCCGCCCCGGCTGCCGTACGGCCCAGGGCAACCGTTGGACCCCGGTAAGCCACTGCTGCGCCGCCCTGCCGCCCTGGGACTGCTCGTTCCGGCGGCGGTGATCCTCCTGATCATCATCGGCGCCGTCGCGAGCCGCAGCGATCCCAGCAACGCCTCGGTCGGCGACTGCATTCACCAGACGGGATCGACAAGCGCCAAGATCGTCGGTTGCTCCTCGGATGACGCCGAGTACATCGTGCTCGACCGGGTCAAGTCGGAGAGCCTCTGCGCTCTTGTCCCGGGAGTGGAGGCGACGTACAGCGAGATCGGGGGCAGCAGCGACTTCGTGCTCTGCCTGGGTGACGTTCCCTGA
- a CDS encoding diacylglycerol/lipid kinase family protein, with protein sequence MTKTAPQAPASPAIPSIPEREAASAEFATVPVARDRLCVIVNPSAGGGRAGRVLEDVTAALRGWAAEVEVARTRDIAHADELAAAAAGSGRVAVALGGDGLVGRVAGATAKAGGLLAVLPGGRGNDFARGLGIPRDPVAAASALAGAVERRVDLPEANGTPFIGIASLGFDSDVQVIANRTRLLRGQSVYTYSTMRALVPWRPARFTVRLDDGEPREVVGWSVAAANAQYYGGGMRYAPGADIADGLLDVVFLHRMGRLTLLLLFHKVFKGTHVDTKHVTVLRARRLTVDADRPFQVYADGDPVADLPTEIVIRPGALRLLAPPAD encoded by the coding sequence ATGACCAAAACCGCCCCCCAGGCTCCAGCGAGCCCGGCGATCCCGTCGATCCCGGAGCGCGAGGCCGCGTCGGCGGAGTTCGCCACGGTACCGGTCGCGCGTGACCGACTCTGCGTCATCGTCAACCCGAGCGCCGGCGGAGGGCGAGCCGGGCGGGTGCTCGAGGACGTCACGGCGGCGCTGCGCGGCTGGGCGGCCGAGGTCGAGGTGGCGAGGACCCGTGACATCGCCCACGCGGACGAGCTCGCCGCCGCGGCGGCCGGCTCGGGCCGGGTCGCGGTGGCGCTCGGCGGAGATGGGCTGGTCGGACGGGTGGCGGGGGCCACCGCGAAGGCCGGGGGCCTGCTTGCCGTGCTGCCCGGCGGGCGGGGCAACGACTTCGCCCGAGGCCTCGGGATCCCCCGCGACCCGGTGGCCGCCGCCAGCGCCCTCGCGGGCGCGGTGGAGCGCCGGGTCGACCTGCCGGAGGCGAACGGCACGCCGTTCATCGGCATCGCGAGCCTGGGCTTCGACTCGGATGTCCAGGTCATCGCCAACAGGACCCGGCTCCTGCGTGGTCAGAGTGTCTACACGTACTCGACGATGCGGGCCCTCGTACCGTGGCGGCCGGCGCGTTTCACCGTCCGGCTCGACGACGGCGAGCCGCGCGAGGTCGTCGGATGGTCGGTCGCCGCGGCGAACGCGCAGTACTACGGCGGTGGGATGCGCTACGCCCCGGGCGCGGACATCGCCGACGGGCTGCTGGATGTGGTGTTCCTGCACCGCATGGGCCGGCTCACCCTGCTGTTGCTCTTCCACAAGGTCTTCAAGGGCACCCACGTCGACACGAAGCACGTGACCGTGCTCCGGGCGCGCCGCCTCACCGTCGACGCCGACCGCCCGTTCCAGGTCTACGCCGACGGCGACCCGGTAGCGGACCTCCCGACCGAGATCGTCATCCGCCCCGGCGCCCTGCGTCTCCTCGCCCCGCCCGCCGACTGA
- a CDS encoding DUF6758 family protein has protein sequence MAAVRTAMRPLDAVERTAREVVQELGRSQVTSAPTCPRCLGGLRPPDLWSDQWRCEQHGDVFPWHQATAAPEHALRQLADTATVPIWVPSPMPVHWYVGGIGWAGDDRAGARAVALATAGPSPVGGPADMVLVAESPGTGLGARLAGITGPDPAQLDTLPEAKVEAAGHPTALWPVGCPHDRAAFIGEAGGVWLWLLLWPADAALLLMEHLVLEDLRDQAALADRLLFGAQTDRLNSPMPGLESPDSAEGDGH, from the coding sequence TTGGCTGCGGTCCGCACGGCGATGCGTCCCCTGGACGCGGTGGAACGGACCGCCCGCGAGGTGGTCCAGGAGCTCGGGAGGAGCCAGGTGACGAGCGCACCCACCTGTCCCCGCTGCCTGGGTGGGCTACGGCCGCCCGACCTATGGAGCGACCAGTGGAGGTGCGAACAGCACGGCGACGTCTTCCCCTGGCATCAGGCGACCGCCGCACCGGAGCACGCACTGCGCCAGCTCGCTGATACGGCGACGGTACCCATCTGGGTACCGTCGCCGATGCCGGTCCACTGGTATGTAGGTGGGATCGGCTGGGCCGGCGACGACCGCGCGGGCGCGCGGGCGGTGGCGCTGGCGACGGCCGGGCCGTCGCCGGTCGGCGGCCCGGCGGACATGGTGCTGGTCGCCGAGTCGCCCGGCACGGGGCTGGGCGCCCGGCTCGCGGGAATCACCGGGCCCGACCCCGCGCAGTTGGACACCCTGCCCGAGGCGAAGGTCGAGGCGGCGGGGCATCCGACCGCGCTGTGGCCGGTGGGATGCCCGCACGACCGCGCGGCGTTCATCGGCGAGGCCGGCGGGGTGTGGCTGTGGCTGTTGCTGTGGCCCGCGGATGCCGCCCTCCTGCTGATGGAGCACCTGGTCCTGGAGGACCTGCGCGACCAGGCGGCGCTTGCCGACCGCCTGCTCTTCGGTGCCCAGACCGATCGGCTCAACTCGCCGATGCCGGGGCTCGAGAGCCCGGACTCCGCCGAGGGCGACGGCCACTGA